Within Lolium rigidum isolate FL_2022 chromosome 5, APGP_CSIRO_Lrig_0.1, whole genome shotgun sequence, the genomic segment TGATCCGCTGCACGTCAACGTCCACGGGCACCAACGCCGGCCTGCTCCCGCGAAGCAAGACGCGGTCCCGGCTCAtggacccgccgccgccgtccagcgGCTCCACCACCGATGGCAACGACCACCGCAAGTCCTTCGTCGGCGCGCCGCCCAAGTCCGGCCAGCTCCGTTCGGGGCTCATCGCCAGGTCGGGCTTCCTCGGCAAGCCCGGCGGCGGGTTCGaaccggaggaggacgacgacccgTTCGTGGACGAGGGCCTCAACGCCGACTCCAAGCGCGACACGGTGGACTGCCTCATCATCCTCGAGTGGGTcggcctcgtcgtcatcctcgcctccctCGTCTGCAGCCTCACCATCCCGACCCTGGCCAGGAAGAAgctctcgggcctccacctctggAAGTGGGAGCTGCTGGTGTGCGTGCTCATCTGCGGCCGCCTCGTCTCCGGCTGGATCGTCCGCATGGCCGTCTTCTTCGTCGAGCGCAACTTCCTCCTCAAGAAGAAGGTGCTCTACTTCGTCtacggcgtgcgccgcgccgtgCGCAACGTGCTCTGGCTCggcgtcgccctcgtctcctggCACCTGCTCTTCGACAAGGACGCCCAGCGCGAGACGCACACCATCGTCCTCCCCTACGTCACCAAGGTGCTGTGCTGCCTCCTCGTCGCCACCGTGATCCGCCTCGTCAAGACGCTGCTGCTCAAGGTGCTCGCCTCCTCCTTCCACGTCTCCACCTTCTTCGACCGCATCCAGGAAGCCCTCTTTAACCAGTACGTCATCGAGACGCTCTCCGGCCCGCCACTCGTCGACGAGAGCCGCATGCTCGCCGAGGTGGAGCGGCTGCAGAGCGCCGGGGCCACCATGCCTACCGAGCTCCAGGCGGCGGCCATGCCCACCCCCAAGCCTGCCGCCGCCTCTGGTCCCGTGCCGCCCAAGAGCGGCCGGctcacggcggcggcgtcccGGCGTGGGGCCAGCAAGCAGCTGCAGAAGCAGAAATCCGACCGACATCTCGACGAAGGCTCCATCACCATTGACCAGCTCCACAGGCTCAGCCAGAAGAACATCTCCGCCTGGAGCATGAAGAGGCTCATGAAGATTGTCCGCTACGGGGCGCTCACCACCATGGACGAGCAGATCAAGCACGCcacgtgcgaggaggacgagctcGCCACGCAGATACACAGCGAGTACGAGGCCAAGGTCGCAGCCAAGAGGATTTTCCACAACGTCGCCAAACCTGGATCCAAGTCAGTGGCATTTCCTGCCTTTCTTGCTACAATCTtctgttcaaacttaaaaatgcCATGCCAAAATAAACATAATGAGTCATAATTTAAAATACTGAGCTATTACATTTAGCTGTGACATTTCAATAAGATAAAAAAAGGCTATAGCAGCCTAATCTATCTAGTTATTTTTTCAAAAACATGAACACAATTAGTCATATATATCTTGCTAGAAGTGGGGGGAAACTAAGCATGATTCAAGCTACAAgtcattcaactatgcaaagaaaATAAGTATTCAACTATTCAACTCACAGGTTTTATCGAATTGGATTGAACAGAAATTTAGATTTAGAAACATAAAATAATAATTAAGTGAAGAGGATAGAAATTCAAAAAGGCAGCTTAATTAGCGGCTAAATTAGGGCTCTAGCTTAACAACTTTTTCTCATTTAGCCTACAAAATAGCTTAGGCGTAGCTGGAGGTTCCCAAAAGGCAATAGCTAGCTATTTAGAACTTTGATACTGACCTAACTCTGAATCTTGAAAAATGTTCGTTGCATGCAGGCATATATACCTATCGGACTTGATGCGCTTCATGAGGCAGGAGGAGGCCCTCAAAGCCATGGACCTCTTCGAAGGAGCGCAGGAGCAAAACAGGGTGAGCAAGAGGTCGCTCAAGAACTGGGTGGTGAACGCGTTCAGGGAGCGCAAGGCACTCGCCCTCACGCTCAACGACACCAAGACCGCCGTCAACAAGCTCCACCAGATGGCCAACGTCGTCGTTGCGCTCATTGTGCTTGCTCTCTGGCTCCTCATCCTCGGCATCACCACCACCCGCTTCTTCGTTGTCATCAGCTCccagctcctcgtcgccgtcttCATCTTCGGCAACACCCTTAAGACCATCTTCGAGGCCAtcatcttcctcttcgtcatgcaTCCTTTCGACGTCGGCGATCGCTGCGAGGTCGATAATATGCAGGTCAATTGATATCCTTTTACCATCATCAATCAATTGGGTTCTTGTGTTGCAAGACACTAATTGAATGTTGGGATTTGTTTCAGGTTGTCGTTGAGGAGATGAACATCATGACCACTATTTTCCTACGATACGACAACCTCAAGGTTTACTATCCCAACAGCAAGCTCGCCACCTTGCCTATCATGAACTATTACAGGAGCCCGGACATGGGAGATGCCGTCGACTTCTCAGTTAACGTCGCTACACCGCCGGAGAAACTGGCCCTCATGAAGGAAAGAATGATGCAGTATGTGTCGTTCCTCTTGCCTAACTAAAATTTCCTTGCAAAAACTGACTCTGTAATCAACAACCTTGTCAAGTAACTAACTACACGAATTTCTGACCCTTTTACCCTGCTAATTGAGGATATAAACATTTTTTGCTTTGAATTTCAGCTACCTTGACAACAAGAAGGAGCACTGGTACCCTGGCTCTATGGTTGTGCTCCGCGAcattgatgacacaaacaggctgAAAATATCCATATGGTGCCGCCACACCATCAACTTCCAGGACATGGGGATGAGGTTCGACCGGAGAGAGCTCATTCTCCACGAGATGATGAAGATCTTGAGAGATCTTGACATAGAATACCGGATGCTACCACTCGACATAAATGTTCGCACTGCCCCTCCGATCCATTCTGCTAGGATGCCCACAACATGGGCGTTGAATTTTTGATTTTTGTTACCATCACGGAGCACTTCCGTGGTTAGATTGTGGACTAAATTTGCTAGAAACCCCAGCTAGTATATGTTTAGTGAATCCAACTATGAACTACATATATGTTACATTGTGTAGATTGTGGAATTTTTTTGTGAGACCGTAAGCCAGATTTAAGCACAAAAGTTCTAATTTGAACCAGATTTAAAGTCGAAATATACGATACATGTAAGGCCGACGTGATACTAACTAGGATGTCATGTCACGTACATGTGGGCTCCTCTCTATTGCATTCTATGTTTGGCCAAGTAAAAGAGGTTGATAATGTGTAGATTGTTTTAGTGAAGGTAGAGACTTCTAGAAATGAATATTCTTACAAGATTTAGAGATGGACACGAGAAGATCTTGGTAGAACGAGGTGGTACCCAAAAGACAAGTCCTAGCTAACTAGCAACATCGAGAAATATAATCATGACAGCCCAACTATGGATGTCCACATGATAATACGTATCTACTGATTAGAAAGACAAAATGCTAAGTCTCGCCGGGTTTGTCGAGAATATTCCATCTAGCACGGCACACTTTGCCAAGTGTCGACCAAAAACCGTCGACAGAGAAACAACGCATGACAAAATTAACAAAAGAAACTCTAAGCAAAGAAAAACACTCaaacataagaaaaactcttgacAAAGAATGTGGACACACGTTCCCATCCGTCGTGAGTGGCTGCCCACTGACTCTCAAATCACACATCACATCATCTCCCAGTACCAACTCCCCTCCCCGATCACGTCGCCACTATCCAAACCACGTTGGCACCCGCATCGCCGGTCCAACGCGTCGTTTCCACTCCGCCGTCATTGTGGATCTGTCTCGCAACATTGTTTGCTTCGTCATCGCTGCCCGCTCTGCATTGCCTCATTATGTGTCGTCCACCTCTCCCAAATTTTAGTTGAATAAGTTAGAGATGACATTATTAGTTGATTTAGAAAGAAGAATTATAGTGGTGTAAAATGTTTTAAAAAATGGTACTTTTTTCGAAAAGGGCCATAGCCCAGCCTCTACATCGAAACGATGCATAcgacatttattattattattgcaaAGTTCAGTATTATAGCAGTTTTACATCATGGACCGGATAAGGTTGAGACAAGTATCAACCAtttccttttgattttttttcgtcCTACCATTATTCCATTAcggaatttttttctttttgaagatTAAGAAAGATCTAAAATAGCTTGAAATAAATAATAATTGTTCTAAAGGAAACTTCTACTGAGAGTTGGCCATTGATACATTGTATAAACATAACCTTAATGAATTAACTAAATTCTTTTACTTAATTAAAATATAAAATTGGACCCGTTTAGTGTTCTAAGTTCAAAAGTGTAGTAAAGTAGAAAAATCTCCTTTATGTATTCTTAACTCGTATAAATGGGGGTAAATGGGGGTTCTAATGTCTCATAAAAATTGTTTGTTATGTAAAGAAAGAAGTGACTTCTTACTTAACTTATTGAGTAATTCTATTGCCTCGGCTAACTTCCTCGATGAAAAGGAAAAACAATATCATCTTAAGCATCTTGTAGTCTACTAGtgtgccgccacccagtagcATGGAAAAAAGAAGTCCCGAGTAACCGTTAGTAGACAGTTGCACCCAGTAACCATATTCTCCCGCTGATCTTCCAGTAGAAGCAGCGCCCATTGCTGAATCCAGTGTATTGCTCTTCAAatcacctgcaaaaaattagttcccatttatctgttaaaaataatatcatttctagTTGTCCAGATAGACCAACATACAGCTAAAATTCCAATCCGTATTCGCGCTTTATCCTATTTATTAACCCTATTAAGCCAATTTTCAAACATATTGTAATATTAGCCGGAGGAGGCAAGTTATATGCTAACTAGATCATACGCCAAATAATCTTAGCAAAGGCACaatcaataaaaaggtgttgtaCCATTTCTGATTCATTACATAAACAGAACTTTGTACATCCTTTCCAATTTCATTTAATCAAGTTATCCTTGGTTAGTAACACTTTTCTATCgaggaaccacatgaaaattttgatttttaatgGGATTTTTAACTTACAAAAAAATTTCCATAGAAAGATTGTATGTTCCTGCCTCAAGTCAAGGTACATTGATTTAACCGAAAAATTACCCGAATCATTAAGTTTCCACACAAACTTATCCGGATTATTTGACAATTGCACTCGCATGAGGCGTTGGCAAAGATGCATCCATTGAGTCCATTTTAGATCATTTAGATTTCTTCGCGAAGTTATATTAATAGGAGTTTGTGCTAACATAATATCCACCGACACATTTTTTTCGCTGCACTATATTATATAAAGACGGATATTGTTGGGCTAAAGAAGTGTTACCTAACCAAGTATCTTCCCAATACCGAACTGAATCCCCAGTTCCAACTTTGAAAAAGCCACTACTGAAAAAATCATTCTTAACTCTCATAAGACCTTTCCAAAAGGGGGAGTCAGTAGGTTTACTGTGCCAACAtttgattttttaaatatttattaGATAAAAGTTGTTACCACATTCCCgctctgaaaggatcgtatgccgcacctagaggggggtgaataggtgctaaccaatttttagttctttttcaatttaggcttgacacaaaggtaaattctctagatatgcaactaagtgaatttacctatatgacaaggtaatcaactaagcaagatatagctacgcaatataagagatagaataggatagaggtaaccgagagtggagcacgcgatgacacggagatgattcccgtagttcccttcctttgcaagaaggtacgtctacgtttggaggagtgtggttgctatgaaagccgaaccaacagccacgaaggcttcactcagatctcctatgggcaacgccacgaaggcctagcccacttccactaagggatttcctcgaggcggaaaccgggccattacaaggttcttggggcacacatccacaaccgaattggaggctcccaaatctgtaacaatacaacaatcaacaacaacacatcaacaacaatcaactagggaaccaaataggaacactagcaagagggccctcaaacaaatgagggggaaatgtaaatcgcttcggtgaggatgtagatcagtgtcttctccttcgaatctccaaagatcaagagctttggttgggggaggaaggagatcttgcaaatcttgtgttcttgaggtggctctaatggtggtgagacttggcagatttttgtgcaatgattgagcaaggagcaaggaagaagaaggggaatccagccgttggagcttcgggggggcggataatccggcctaagttagggccggataatccccccccccccggaaaatccggccgcgaggaaaatccggccaaatatccggccaaatatccggcccatgtccagagctgcttttcttcaggtccttagccgatttcgagggggccggatattttggaaatatccggcccggattatccggccctggggcAAATCCGGGCAATTATCCGACCCAAGTCCAGGGTGTACTGAGCCAcaaatcctcaagtccttagccgaaaaatgggggccggatattttggaaatatccagcccggattatccggcctagtgatcctgttacagcttctttttgacacgacttacaacatccatcacacatatatatgtatctatataatccctgtaccacttaaacaaacattagtgtatcacatacattgacatcaaacacacaaaacataatatgagagatgttctttcaatctccccctttttggtgtttgatgacaatatacggatttgcaagagaatcactatagagtcaagcatgatggcaaaacatagaggcactccccctacatgtgtgcatataagtaatttgcatttgaatacaaatacacaacacataggtgcgaggtgcctcaacacaagaggtatccaacatgagctctaacaagagagaCATATaaatatatgaagttgagataaggtgatagaaatcatacccatatggagatatataatacggagatttagcatcacacacaatataataaccttgatctcaacaaatagaaatccgaaaaccttagcaatgtctcacaccacatagcacatagtttgaaACGAAAcaaccaaaccaaatagttcaaataagagggaacacaagcaataaaggaatgataaacgcatatgcttgtgcccaaaccatgcaaatccccgagagaagtcctaatagaacacttctccccctttggcatcgagacaccaaaaaggggaaaagcacgatgctactcgccccatggagatcactcggagccATCTTCGTCCTCGGACTGGTacacctcttcctcttcttcatcttcagtgtcaggggcatccggagagcggcgagtgtaGTTGGCCCTTTGAATGCAGTCCTCAAGATCATTCCACGGAACCGGTGAAGAATGCCAGCCAatgtaacctgggtgaactggaggctgaggcgggggtccttgctcaccactgagcttatgaagaatgaccgcctgagtatgctgaatctcagaacgcccacggctggccgcatagttctccttatggatctcaatattcatgcaaagaatgtgacgctgaaaccaactaagcttcCTCACTTGTCTCTTCATGgcaggaagatcagcatggcgagcaggagcaaaaccactagagcgAGCATCTCCCATAAAGGAGTCAGGAGCAGGTGCAGCATGAGGAACCGGCTTAAGcttgtaagccttcttgacaATGTGCTTCACCAATGGGAACTGGCTCAAGTTTTCATCCATGGCCACAAAATtattgatgaggagctggatatatggtgcatagggtatggtggtccgggagaccatggcatcatgaatctcgttaaagatgaagtccatgacatcaagagagAAGTCACGTTCCTCATTAGGATCATGAGCACATTTGAGactgaggtgcataagatccacaagagctccccggagtgcatcattgtttccaccacttggagcaatggtggctcgaaaGAAACGGAGCAACTGACCAtagatgggaagcagccccttggtAGTACCAACTGGACCAGAAGAGTTATAGAGATCAAAGAGCACATTTTTATCCGTCTTCTGAGGACCATGGAGGCGACGACCTCCTTCTTCAGGAAGTCCAAGAATAGAGGCAAACCGGTGCAAGGTTGCCtcacagtgagtggagccagacatccattccatagtgtgctcagcatctttcttgatggctgatgtctacgggagcttctattcttgtagacagtgttgggcctccaagagcagaggtttgtagaacagcagcaagtttcccttaagtggatcacccaaggtttatcgatctcagggaggaagaggtcaaagatatccctctcatgcaaccatgcaaccacaaagcaagaagtctcttgtgtccccaacacacctaatacacttgtcagatgtataggtgcactagttcggcgaagagatagtgagatacaagtaatatggatgagtatgagtgataatagcaatctgagtaaaatatggcagcgagtaaacattcaacaaaacagtaaacaaacggagattcgatgcttggaagcaaggcctagggatcctgctttcactagtggacactctcaacaatgatcacataataggactactctacaccctcttgttggatgatgaacaccattgtgtaggattacacgaaccctcaatgccggagttaacaagctccacaatattcaatgttcatatttaaataaccttagagtgcaagatagatcaacacaaccaaaccaagtactaacatagcatgcacacttctaccatcacactatgaaaggaggaatagatcgcatcaataccatcatagtaatagttaacttcataatctacaagagatcacaatcatagcataaaccaagtactacacgatgcacacactgtccacattacatcatggaggaggaatacactactttaataacatcactagagtagcacatagatgatattcaacttgatcacaaagagagagagatgaaccacatagctacagcggagccctcagcctcgggggtgaattactccctcctcatcatggagacagcgatggcggtgaagatggcggtggagacggcggtggagatgactccgggggcaattccccatcccggcggcatgccggaacagagacttctgtcccccgaattggagtttcgcgatggcggcggctctggatggttttctctggtttcgtcgaactggtcgaggtttttaggtcagggacgattaaataggccgagagtcggagtcgaaggggccacggggtgcccagatgatagggggcgccccccccctgggccgcgtcgccctatggggtggggcccccctggctcccctctgacttttctccggtgctctggaagcttcctgaaattataagatctcccgtgttgatttcgtccgattccgaaaatatttccttactaggatttctgaaaccaaaaacagcagaaaatagcaactggccctttggcatctcgtcaataggttagttccgtaaaacgcataaaaacgatataaagtgtgcataaaacatgtagatatcatcaataatgtggcatggaacataagaaattatcgatacgtcggagacgtatcagcatccccaagc encodes:
- the LOC124657165 gene encoding mechanosensitive ion channel protein 4-like gives rise to the protein MELPRKGSIKSYGGGSNRSSRSASFDFDQDQDRERREIVLKINDDVGQSSFSLKSAARGGPDASYGAIPGTGSGGSSAPASPTGAGHFIESFSFKNRPPESPPSPTSVQGECSDDPPSRLIGSFLRKQAAAGGEVSLDPELEMEEMRRLLNVPAPISPSRVSFQQDPRKRFVPSSTTAGSSSSSSDAGGGGNSRKKAHAGAGGDPAEVIRCTSTSTGTNAGLLPRSKTRSRLMDPPPPSSGSTTDGNDHRKSFVGAPPKSGQLRSGLIARSGFLGKPGGGFEPEEDDDPFVDEGLNADSKRDTVDCLIILEWVGLVVILASLVCSLTIPTLARKKLSGLHLWKWELLVCVLICGRLVSGWIVRMAVFFVERNFLLKKKVLYFVYGVRRAVRNVLWLGVALVSWHLLFDKDAQRETHTIVLPYVTKVLCCLLVATVIRLVKTLLLKVLASSFHVSTFFDRIQEALFNQYVIETLSGPPLVDESRMLAEVERLQSAGATMPTELQAAAMPTPKPAAASGPVPPKSGRLTAAASRRGASKQLQKQKSDRHLDEGSITIDQLHRLSQKNISAWSMKRLMKIVRYGALTTMDEQIKHATCEEDELATQIHSEYEAKVAAKRIFHNVAKPGSKHIYLSDLMRFMRQEEALKAMDLFEGAQEQNRVSKRSLKNWVVNAFRERKALALTLNDTKTAVNKLHQMANVVVALIVLALWLLILGITTTRFFVVISSQLLVAVFIFGNTLKTIFEAIIFLFVMHPFDVGDRCEVDNMQVVVEEMNIMTTIFLRYDNLKVYYPNSKLATLPIMNYYRSPDMGDAVDFSVNVATPPEKLALMKERMMHYLDNKKEHWYPGSMVVLRDIDDTNRLKISIWCRHTINFQDMGMRFDRRELILHEMMKILRDLDIEYRMLPLDINVRTAPPIHSARMPTTWALNF